One Ricinus communis isolate WT05 ecotype wild-type chromosome 1, ASM1957865v1, whole genome shotgun sequence DNA window includes the following coding sequences:
- the LOC107262570 gene encoding transcription initiation factor TFIID subunit 2 isoform X2 has product MQNVKLVRIVYWVEKAETGIHFKDNVLHTDNQIRRARCWFPCFDEGSQRCCFDLEFTVAHHLVAVSTGSLLYQVLSKNDPPHKTYVYRLDVPVTAQCISLVVAPFEILPDPYVGFISHMCLPANMSKLQNTVEFFHNAFNHYEEYLDAKFPFGSYTQVFLAPEMAVSSSSLGASVGIFSSQVLYDERVIDQTIDTSIKLAFALAKQWFGVYIVPDEPNDEWLLDGLSGFLTDLFVKKFLGNNEARYRRYKANCAVCKADDSGATALSSSTSCKDLYGTHCIGLYGKIRSWKSVAILQMLEKQMGPESFRKILQKVVLRARDAVPVRSLSTKEFRHFATKVGNLERPFLKEFFPRWVGSCGSPMLRMGFSYNKRKNIIELAVLRECTAVPDGSTSLLTDSDNRDGDIGWPGMMSIRVYELDGMYDHPVLPLAGEMWQLLEIQCHSKLAARRFQKPKKGSKPDGSDENGDAVAATDMRSSLESPLLWIRADPEMEYLAEIQCNQPVQMWINQLEKDEDVVAQAQAIAALEALPQLSFSVVNALNNFLSDSKAFWRVRIEAAFALANTASEENDWSGLLHLVKFYKSRRFDATIGLPRPNDFHDFPEYFVLEAIPQAVAMVRSADKKSPREAIEFVLQLLKYNDNTGNPYSDVFWLAALVQSVGQLEFGQQSVVFLSSLLKRIDRLLQFDRLMPSYNGILTISCIRTLVQLALKLSGSIHLEHVFELIKPFQDFKTAWQIRVEATRALLDLEFHCRGINAALSLFMKYLKEEPTLRGQAKLAAHAMRLCQIRDTSDSKDDIKNTTLVDLLSLLESHGAFNNIYLRHYLFCILHILAGRVPTLYGVPRDKTLRLGDAELCSEPKNIFATLLPETKPLEPPIDITKFDLDNVAIPEATKEADTVLSNHFQQMDLVNVNDAKEPDIISDNHEQKTVSDNQEQRTVSNNPEQKTVSSNHEQKTVSSNHEQKAVSNMLEQKMDLIILEPLGEPDTISINQERRKPVVKIRMKRSAASSRAEEADNQTVERSRGGHHETDRRASSSISVDAPQRNSTEGVSASNQNIEEVNSCLDRGSRLTASIGSAKLASDGDNFVKELQCTADSSKVFVRPQPEDPSSPSVMQDNNVDTGAQKYASLQTLSVGRFDLDGGSAGVMVSPVRAKEKEKKKDKEKKRKREDHKGNKDDPEYLERKRLKKEKKRKEKEMAKWLSDEAKAPPVDIPVKKQEPVIKQSKPSESSGSKMVNTNVEAKPEPSEGNSAPRFRIKIKNRTLNKS; this is encoded by the exons ATGCAGAATGTGAAACTAGTTCGTATCGTTTATTGGGTAGAGAAAGCAGAGACAGGAATTCATTTTAAGGATAACGTGCTTCACACTGATAACCAGATAAGGCGTGCAAGGTGCTGGTTCCCTTGTTTTGATGAAGGTTCTCAGCGTTGCTG CTTTGATCTGGAGTTCACCGTTGCCCATCACCTTGTTGCAGTTAGTACTGGAAGTTTACTGTACCAG GTTTTGAGCAAGAATGATCCTCCTCACAAAACGTATGTCTACAGATTAGATGTTCCTGTAACTGCTCAATGCATATCATTAGTGGTTGCACCATTTGAAATCCTTCCTGATCCCTACGTGGGTTTCATATCGCATATGTGCTTGCCAGCTAATATGTCAAAGCTTCAGAACACTGTGGAGTTTTTCCATAATGCATTCAA CCATTATGAAGAGTACCTTGATGCAAAATTTCCATTTGGATCATACACGCAAGTTTTTTTAGCTCCTGAGATGGCTGTATCCTCATCAAGTTTAGGAGCCTCTGTTGGCATCTTTAGTTCTCAAGTTCTATATGATGAGAGAGTTATTGATCAG ACTATAGATACAAGCATTAAACTAGCATTTGCACTTGCAAAACAGTGGTTTGGAGTTTATATAGTCCCCGATGAACCCAATGATG AGTGGCTGCTGGATGGGCTCTCTGGTTTTCTCACGGATTTGTTTGTCAAGAAATTTTTAGGAAATAATGAGGCGCGCTACAGGAGATACAAG GCTAATTGTGCTGTTTGCAAAGCAGATGATAGTGGTGCAACAGCTTTAAGCTCCTCTACTTCTTGCAAAGATTTGTATGGAACCCATTGCATTGGTCTATATGGGAAAATAAGATCTTGGAAATCT GTGGCAATTCTGCAAATGTTGGAAAAGCAAATGGGGCCAGAATCCTTCCGCAAA ATTTTGCAGAAAGTTGTCTTACGGGCTAGAGATGCTGTCCCTGTGAGATCTCTTAGTACGAAGGAG TTTAGGCATTTTGCTACTAAGGTCGGAAATCTTGAGCGCCcttttctaaaagaattttttcCTCGGTGGGTTGGTTCATGCGGGTCTCCAATGTTAAG AATGGGGTTCTCAtataacaaaaggaaaaatataattgaattggCGGTGCTAAGAGAGTGCACAGCTGTACCTGATGGAAGTACATCACTTCTTACTGATTCTGATAATCGAGATGGTGATATTGGATGGCCTGGAATGATGAGTATCAGAGTTTATGAACTTGATGGTATGTATGACCATCCAGTTCTTCCGTTGGCCGGGGAAATGTGGCAGCTTCTGGAAATACAATGCCACTCAAAGCTTGCTGCTAGACGCTTCCAAAAGCCTAAGAAGGGCTCAAAGCCTGATGGCTCTGATGAAAATGGTGATGCTGTAGCTGCAACAGATATGCGCTCCAG TTTGGAGTCTCCTCTTTTGTGGATAAGGGCAGATCCAGAAATGGAATATCTTGCTGAAATTCAATGTAATCAACCTGTACAGATGTGG ATCAATCAGTTAGAGAAGGACGAGGATGTTGTTGCTCAGGCACAAGCAATTGCAGCTTTAGAAGCTTTACCACAACTTTCATTTTCTGTTGTCAATGCCCTGAATAATTTTCTCAGTGACTCTAAG GCCTTCTGGAGAGTTCGAATTGAGGCAGCATTTGCATTGGCTAATACAGCATCTGAG GAAAATGATTGGTCTGGTTTACTTCATTTGGTGAAATTTTACAAAAGTCGAAGATTTGATGCAACAATTGGACTACCAAG GCCAAATGACTTTCATGATTTTCCCGAGTACTTTGTTCTTGAG GCCATTCCTCAAGCTGTGGCAATGGTTAGATCTGCAGACAAGAAAAGCCCAAGGGAAGCTATTGAATTTGTTTTACAACTTCTGAAG TATAATGATAACACTGGAAATCCTTATTCTGATGTGTTCTGGCTTGCTGCATTGGTCCAGTCAGTGGGTCAACTTGAATTTGGACAGCAG AGTGTTGTCTTTTTATCATCTCTTCTCAAGCGCATCGATCGGCTTCTGCAATTTGACAG GCTGATGCCTAGCTACAACGGGATCTTGACTATAAGCTGCATCCgtacattagtacaacttgCACTAAAGCTCTCTGGATCGATTCATCTT GAACATGTTTTTGAACTTATTAAACCATTTCAAGATTTTAAGACAGCATGGCAAATTCGAGTTGAGGCAACCAGAGCACTGCTTGATCTGGAGTTCCACTGCCGAGGCATTAATGCAGCATTGTCATTGtttatgaaatatttgaagGAAGAACCAACATTAAGAG GGCAAGCGAAACTTGCTGCTCATGCTATGCGGTTATGTCAGATACGAGACACATCTGATTCTAAAGATGATATCAAGAATACAACTCTTGTGGATTTGCTTAGTCTGCTTGAAAGCCACGGTGCATTCAACAATATATATCTTCGACACTACTTGTTCTGCATCTTACATATCCTTGCAGGAAG GGTGCCGACACTTTATGGAGTTCCCAGAGATAAAACGTTACGTCTTGGAGATGCCGAACTATGCAGTGAACCAAAGAACATATTTGCAACACTTCTTCCAGAAACAAAGCCTCTGGAGCCTCCTATAGACATCACAAAATTTGATCTTGATAATGTAGCTATTCCAGAGGCTACTAAGGAAGCAGATACGGTTTTGAGCAATCATTTTCAACAGATGGATTTGGTCAACGTAAATGATGCCAAAGAACCAGATATTATCTCAGACAATCATGAGCAGAAGACGGTCTCAGATAATCAGGAGCAGAGGACGGTCTCAAACAATCCTGAGCAGAAAACAGTCTCTAGCAATCATGAGCAGAAAACAGTCTCTAGCAATCATGAGCAGAAGGCGGTCTCAAACATGCTTGAGCAGAAGATGGATTTAATCATTCTAGAACCTTTGGGGGAACCAGATACCATTTCTATTAATCAAGAACGCAGAAAGCCGGTAGTTAAGATTAGAATGAAAAGATCTGCTGCTTCCAGTAGAGCAGAGGAGGCTGATAATCAAACTGTTGAGAGGTCTCGAGGTGGGCATCATGAAACTGATCGCAGAGCTAGCAGCTCCATTTCTGTTGATGCACCCCAAAGGAATTCCACTGAAGGTGTGAGTGCAAGCAATCAAAATATTGAGGAAGTCAATTCATGCCTTGATAGGGGATCAAGACTGACTGCTAGCATTGGCAGTGCAAAATTAGCAAGCGATGGAGACAATTTTGTGAAGGAACTTCAGTGTACTGCAGATTCAAGCAAAGTGTTTGTGCGTCCTCAGCCTGAAGATCCATCGTCACCTAGTGTCATGCAAGATAACAATGTTGACACTGGTGCACAGAAGTACGCTAGCCTACAAACCCTCTCAGTTGGGAGATTCGATCTTGATGGTGGTTCAGCAGGTGTAATGGTATCACCTGTTCGggcaaaagaaaaggagaaaaagaaagataaggaaaagaaacgGAAACGGGAGGATCATAAAGGGAACAAGGATGATCCTGAATACCTGGAACGTAAGCGGTtgaagaaggagaaaaagcggaaagaaaaagagatggCAAAGTGGCTTAGTGACGAGGCAAAGGCACCTCCAGTAGACATACCCGTCAAGAAACAGGAACCCGTCATTAAGCAATCAAAACCAAGCGAATCCAGTGGTTCCAAAATGGTGAACACGAATGTTGAAGCCAAGCCTGAGCCATCTGAAGGTAACTCGGCTCCTAGATTtcgtattaaaattaagaataggACGCTGAATAAATCGTAG
- the LOC107262570 gene encoding transcription initiation factor TFIID subunit 2 isoform X1 → MAKPRKPKNEDSKPDNSGAVVRHQKLCLSIDIDKRQIYGYTELEIAVPDIGIVGLHAENLGIENVFVDGEATEFEYYPRQQNVESEKRWSWVTNTSAAADAAGSAYVSALEKELVPNLLINCCKAAFRAPNEQQQHDQLSFDSGADANKQNVKLVRIVYWVEKAETGIHFKDNVLHTDNQIRRARCWFPCFDEGSQRCCFDLEFTVAHHLVAVSTGSLLYQVLSKNDPPHKTYVYRLDVPVTAQCISLVVAPFEILPDPYVGFISHMCLPANMSKLQNTVEFFHNAFNHYEEYLDAKFPFGSYTQVFLAPEMAVSSSSLGASVGIFSSQVLYDERVIDQTIDTSIKLAFALAKQWFGVYIVPDEPNDEWLLDGLSGFLTDLFVKKFLGNNEARYRRYKANCAVCKADDSGATALSSSTSCKDLYGTHCIGLYGKIRSWKSVAILQMLEKQMGPESFRKILQKVVLRARDAVPVRSLSTKEFRHFATKVGNLERPFLKEFFPRWVGSCGSPMLRMGFSYNKRKNIIELAVLRECTAVPDGSTSLLTDSDNRDGDIGWPGMMSIRVYELDGMYDHPVLPLAGEMWQLLEIQCHSKLAARRFQKPKKGSKPDGSDENGDAVAATDMRSSLESPLLWIRADPEMEYLAEIQCNQPVQMWINQLEKDEDVVAQAQAIAALEALPQLSFSVVNALNNFLSDSKAFWRVRIEAAFALANTASEENDWSGLLHLVKFYKSRRFDATIGLPRPNDFHDFPEYFVLEAIPQAVAMVRSADKKSPREAIEFVLQLLKYNDNTGNPYSDVFWLAALVQSVGQLEFGQQSVVFLSSLLKRIDRLLQFDRLMPSYNGILTISCIRTLVQLALKLSGSIHLEHVFELIKPFQDFKTAWQIRVEATRALLDLEFHCRGINAALSLFMKYLKEEPTLRGQAKLAAHAMRLCQIRDTSDSKDDIKNTTLVDLLSLLESHGAFNNIYLRHYLFCILHILAGRVPTLYGVPRDKTLRLGDAELCSEPKNIFATLLPETKPLEPPIDITKFDLDNVAIPEATKEADTVLSNHFQQMDLVNVNDAKEPDIISDNHEQKTVSDNQEQRTVSNNPEQKTVSSNHEQKTVSSNHEQKAVSNMLEQKMDLIILEPLGEPDTISINQERRKPVVKIRMKRSAASSRAEEADNQTVERSRGGHHETDRRASSSISVDAPQRNSTEGVSASNQNIEEVNSCLDRGSRLTASIGSAKLASDGDNFVKELQCTADSSKVFVRPQPEDPSSPSVMQDNNVDTGAQKYASLQTLSVGRFDLDGGSAGVMVSPVRAKEKEKKKDKEKKRKREDHKGNKDDPEYLERKRLKKEKKRKEKEMAKWLSDEAKAPPVDIPVKKQEPVIKQSKPSESSGSKMVNTNVEAKPEPSEGNSAPRFRIKIKNRTLNKS, encoded by the exons ATGGCGAAGCCGCGCAAGCCGAAGAACGAAGACTCGAAGCCGGATAACTCCGGAGCTGTAGTCCGTCATCAAAAGCTCTGCCTCTCTATTGACATTGATAAGCGCCAAATCTACGG GTACACAGAATTGGAAATTGCAGTGCCAGATATAGGGATAGTAGGGCTACATGCGGAGAATTTAGGGATAGAGAATGTGTTTGTGGATGGAGAGGCTACGGAGTTTGAATATTATCCACGTCAGCAAAATGTGGAAAGTGAAAAGAGATGGAGTTGGGTGACTAATACTAGTGCAGCTGCTGATGCTGCTGGTTCTGCTTACGTGTCTGCTCTTGAGAAAGAATTGGTTCCCAATTTGCTTATTAATTGCTGTAAAGCCGCTTTTAGGGCTCCTAATGAACAACAACAACATGATCAATTGAGCTTCGATAGCGGTGCTGATGCTAATAAGCAG AATGTGAAACTAGTTCGTATCGTTTATTGGGTAGAGAAAGCAGAGACAGGAATTCATTTTAAGGATAACGTGCTTCACACTGATAACCAGATAAGGCGTGCAAGGTGCTGGTTCCCTTGTTTTGATGAAGGTTCTCAGCGTTGCTG CTTTGATCTGGAGTTCACCGTTGCCCATCACCTTGTTGCAGTTAGTACTGGAAGTTTACTGTACCAG GTTTTGAGCAAGAATGATCCTCCTCACAAAACGTATGTCTACAGATTAGATGTTCCTGTAACTGCTCAATGCATATCATTAGTGGTTGCACCATTTGAAATCCTTCCTGATCCCTACGTGGGTTTCATATCGCATATGTGCTTGCCAGCTAATATGTCAAAGCTTCAGAACACTGTGGAGTTTTTCCATAATGCATTCAA CCATTATGAAGAGTACCTTGATGCAAAATTTCCATTTGGATCATACACGCAAGTTTTTTTAGCTCCTGAGATGGCTGTATCCTCATCAAGTTTAGGAGCCTCTGTTGGCATCTTTAGTTCTCAAGTTCTATATGATGAGAGAGTTATTGATCAG ACTATAGATACAAGCATTAAACTAGCATTTGCACTTGCAAAACAGTGGTTTGGAGTTTATATAGTCCCCGATGAACCCAATGATG AGTGGCTGCTGGATGGGCTCTCTGGTTTTCTCACGGATTTGTTTGTCAAGAAATTTTTAGGAAATAATGAGGCGCGCTACAGGAGATACAAG GCTAATTGTGCTGTTTGCAAAGCAGATGATAGTGGTGCAACAGCTTTAAGCTCCTCTACTTCTTGCAAAGATTTGTATGGAACCCATTGCATTGGTCTATATGGGAAAATAAGATCTTGGAAATCT GTGGCAATTCTGCAAATGTTGGAAAAGCAAATGGGGCCAGAATCCTTCCGCAAA ATTTTGCAGAAAGTTGTCTTACGGGCTAGAGATGCTGTCCCTGTGAGATCTCTTAGTACGAAGGAG TTTAGGCATTTTGCTACTAAGGTCGGAAATCTTGAGCGCCcttttctaaaagaattttttcCTCGGTGGGTTGGTTCATGCGGGTCTCCAATGTTAAG AATGGGGTTCTCAtataacaaaaggaaaaatataattgaattggCGGTGCTAAGAGAGTGCACAGCTGTACCTGATGGAAGTACATCACTTCTTACTGATTCTGATAATCGAGATGGTGATATTGGATGGCCTGGAATGATGAGTATCAGAGTTTATGAACTTGATGGTATGTATGACCATCCAGTTCTTCCGTTGGCCGGGGAAATGTGGCAGCTTCTGGAAATACAATGCCACTCAAAGCTTGCTGCTAGACGCTTCCAAAAGCCTAAGAAGGGCTCAAAGCCTGATGGCTCTGATGAAAATGGTGATGCTGTAGCTGCAACAGATATGCGCTCCAG TTTGGAGTCTCCTCTTTTGTGGATAAGGGCAGATCCAGAAATGGAATATCTTGCTGAAATTCAATGTAATCAACCTGTACAGATGTGG ATCAATCAGTTAGAGAAGGACGAGGATGTTGTTGCTCAGGCACAAGCAATTGCAGCTTTAGAAGCTTTACCACAACTTTCATTTTCTGTTGTCAATGCCCTGAATAATTTTCTCAGTGACTCTAAG GCCTTCTGGAGAGTTCGAATTGAGGCAGCATTTGCATTGGCTAATACAGCATCTGAG GAAAATGATTGGTCTGGTTTACTTCATTTGGTGAAATTTTACAAAAGTCGAAGATTTGATGCAACAATTGGACTACCAAG GCCAAATGACTTTCATGATTTTCCCGAGTACTTTGTTCTTGAG GCCATTCCTCAAGCTGTGGCAATGGTTAGATCTGCAGACAAGAAAAGCCCAAGGGAAGCTATTGAATTTGTTTTACAACTTCTGAAG TATAATGATAACACTGGAAATCCTTATTCTGATGTGTTCTGGCTTGCTGCATTGGTCCAGTCAGTGGGTCAACTTGAATTTGGACAGCAG AGTGTTGTCTTTTTATCATCTCTTCTCAAGCGCATCGATCGGCTTCTGCAATTTGACAG GCTGATGCCTAGCTACAACGGGATCTTGACTATAAGCTGCATCCgtacattagtacaacttgCACTAAAGCTCTCTGGATCGATTCATCTT GAACATGTTTTTGAACTTATTAAACCATTTCAAGATTTTAAGACAGCATGGCAAATTCGAGTTGAGGCAACCAGAGCACTGCTTGATCTGGAGTTCCACTGCCGAGGCATTAATGCAGCATTGTCATTGtttatgaaatatttgaagGAAGAACCAACATTAAGAG GGCAAGCGAAACTTGCTGCTCATGCTATGCGGTTATGTCAGATACGAGACACATCTGATTCTAAAGATGATATCAAGAATACAACTCTTGTGGATTTGCTTAGTCTGCTTGAAAGCCACGGTGCATTCAACAATATATATCTTCGACACTACTTGTTCTGCATCTTACATATCCTTGCAGGAAG GGTGCCGACACTTTATGGAGTTCCCAGAGATAAAACGTTACGTCTTGGAGATGCCGAACTATGCAGTGAACCAAAGAACATATTTGCAACACTTCTTCCAGAAACAAAGCCTCTGGAGCCTCCTATAGACATCACAAAATTTGATCTTGATAATGTAGCTATTCCAGAGGCTACTAAGGAAGCAGATACGGTTTTGAGCAATCATTTTCAACAGATGGATTTGGTCAACGTAAATGATGCCAAAGAACCAGATATTATCTCAGACAATCATGAGCAGAAGACGGTCTCAGATAATCAGGAGCAGAGGACGGTCTCAAACAATCCTGAGCAGAAAACAGTCTCTAGCAATCATGAGCAGAAAACAGTCTCTAGCAATCATGAGCAGAAGGCGGTCTCAAACATGCTTGAGCAGAAGATGGATTTAATCATTCTAGAACCTTTGGGGGAACCAGATACCATTTCTATTAATCAAGAACGCAGAAAGCCGGTAGTTAAGATTAGAATGAAAAGATCTGCTGCTTCCAGTAGAGCAGAGGAGGCTGATAATCAAACTGTTGAGAGGTCTCGAGGTGGGCATCATGAAACTGATCGCAGAGCTAGCAGCTCCATTTCTGTTGATGCACCCCAAAGGAATTCCACTGAAGGTGTGAGTGCAAGCAATCAAAATATTGAGGAAGTCAATTCATGCCTTGATAGGGGATCAAGACTGACTGCTAGCATTGGCAGTGCAAAATTAGCAAGCGATGGAGACAATTTTGTGAAGGAACTTCAGTGTACTGCAGATTCAAGCAAAGTGTTTGTGCGTCCTCAGCCTGAAGATCCATCGTCACCTAGTGTCATGCAAGATAACAATGTTGACACTGGTGCACAGAAGTACGCTAGCCTACAAACCCTCTCAGTTGGGAGATTCGATCTTGATGGTGGTTCAGCAGGTGTAATGGTATCACCTGTTCGggcaaaagaaaaggagaaaaagaaagataaggaaaagaaacgGAAACGGGAGGATCATAAAGGGAACAAGGATGATCCTGAATACCTGGAACGTAAGCGGTtgaagaaggagaaaaagcggaaagaaaaagagatggCAAAGTGGCTTAGTGACGAGGCAAAGGCACCTCCAGTAGACATACCCGTCAAGAAACAGGAACCCGTCATTAAGCAATCAAAACCAAGCGAATCCAGTGGTTCCAAAATGGTGAACACGAATGTTGAAGCCAAGCCTGAGCCATCTGAAGGTAACTCGGCTCCTAGATTtcgtattaaaattaagaataggACGCTGAATAAATCGTAG